CGCCGCGACGCCCTGATCGGGCTCGGGAGCCGTCTGCTCGAATAGCAGACGCCTACCTTCGACCAGCAAGTACTTCTCGGCTCAAGGCGCCCCTGCGAGCCTGCGCGGCCCGGCCACGCACATGTCGTGCGCCTAGCGGCCGGTCAGGCACCCAGATCCAGGGCGGCCCCAATCCAGGGCGGCCCAATCCAGGGCGGCCCCGATCTCGGCGCCGATGGCGCCGCCTCGCGCTAACGCGCTTGGCAGGCGTCTGCTCGGATCAGCAGACGCCGCCTTGCTACAGAAAGAAGCTCGTAGAGAGCGAGTTGAGGCGCAAGGTCCGGCTCATGCCGGGGCGTCGGTGAAGCTGACGAACTCGACCTCGACGGTGCCGCCGGTGACGCCGCCGCTACGCTGGTTGTTGCAGGTTCCGGCGTCGCTGCGCTGGTCACAGTACTTGGTCCCATCGGGTGCGACGATCGGCTGGTAGGTGGTGCCGCCCGGGGTCGAGCACAGAGTCTGGCCGCTGGGCAGCTGGGGGGCTTCCACCGGTGCGGCGCAGACGGCGCTGGGGTTGGGGTAACCGGCGTTGGCTTCCGGCCCGGAGCAGTTGGTCGCCGCCCAGCCGAAGACCCCCGGCGAGTTGGCATTGCTGCCCAAAGGCCCGTTCTTGGCCTTGCTCGTCGCCGCCGGCCAGCCGCTGCCCGAGGTGTTGATCGCCAGCACGGCATTCACGCCGTTGACCGCACTGATGTCCGTGTCGTCGGCGTTGGCGCAGCCACTACCGACGGATCCGTTGACCCCGAAGTTGATCGACCCCTCGGCCAGGTTGGTGGCATCGGGATAGGTGGTGTTGGAGCAACCGTTGTTGGCCGCGAAGGCGTTGGCCCCGGCGGTGAAGAAGAAGTTGAAGGTCAGCGCCGGGCTGCAGGTGCCGCCGCAATCGAGCTGAGGTAGATAGGTGATCGTCTCTCCCGCATCCATCTGGTATGAGCCCTTGTCGTCGACTCCCACCGGGGTGGTGAACTGGACAGTCTTGCCGGCGACGCTCGAATGGAAAACCAGCCGAGAGTCGTTGAGGGACTTGATCTGCTCCCCGAGGTTCGAGCAGTTGGGCGGCGGCGTGACGGGCGGCTGCCCCAGAACGAGATTGGCATAGACCGGCTGACTCGAAGTATTGGTCACCGTCATGGAAGTTGGGGTCAGGGTGGCCGCGCTGGCGCCGGCCCCTTCGCCGAAAGCCGGCGACGGTGCGAGGGCGAAGAGGACCACGAGCAGAAGACCAGAGGGAAGGGCACGGCGGGTCACGAGATGCATCACGGAAGAACCTCCTTTAATTCGATAAAAATGACATTCCATATCCCCCAGTGAGTCGATCTCGGAAAACGTTTCAGGCCGGTCGCCGGACCCGAAGCCAGCGGATTCAGCGACCGATTCCTTCACCGCAGAGACCTCCCCTGGCCCGACCCTCGCGGAGGGTCGGCAGGCAAGGGAGACAACGCTGCAGTCGGTGACCTGCGGGCGGGCTAGGTTTCTTCGGCGGCCGCTTCGGCATCGAGCAGCCGCACCATGCCGTCGATCTTCTTGCGCAGGTCGAGCATCAGGGTTTCGAGCTCTTCGCGCGGCAGGGGTTCGTCGCTCGGCGTTGGTGGCGCCGCCGGCTCGGGGGTGTAGAGGCGAGCGAAGAAACTCCCTGGATCGAGCTCGAGAGCTCGCAGCACACGCTCCAAGGAGGGGAGATCGAGACCTCGACGAGCCGCCAGAACGTCGGACAACAGGTCCGCCTCGAGACCGCTGGCCGCGGCCAGTGCCGCGGGCGAGATCTGCTGCTCGGTCATCACCTCACGCAAGAGTGAGGCTGCCCTCTCTTCGGCGGTCGGGATCGTCATCATTTCAGTATACGAGAGCCCGGGCCCGACTTCCCCGCTGTCGTTTCCCTTTACAAGCGTCCCGCCTTCCGAGACGATGGTCGGAGGCGGGCCCGAGGAGCCCGCCAATCCAACTCGACCGACCCGATGAGGACCCCATGCCCAGCATCTTGATCGTCGGAGCATCCGCCAAGCGGCACAATTTCGGCAACAAGTGCGTGCGCGCCTACCAGGAGGCCGGATACGAGGTCTTTCCGGTCAATCCACGCGCTGGCGAGATCGAAGGCGCTCCCGTGTTCGCCGAGATCGCCGCGGCCCCGCCCGCCGACCGCGCTGCTCTTTACTTGCCCCCGGAGCGGCTGGCACCGCTTCTTCCAGAGCTCGCCAAGCGAGAGTTTCCGGAGGGGGTCTATTTCAATCCCGGCACCTGGACCCCGCAGCTACTCGACGAGGCCCGCGCCCTCGGCATTGCGGTGCGCCAAGCCTGCGCCATCGTCGCCCTCGGACGCAGCCCTTCGGAGTTCCCCTGAGGGCTACCCTCAGTTGCCTCCGGGCAAGTTCTTGAGGATGGCGCGCTTGTGATTCCAGGTCGAGCGAATCTCGACCATCTTCTGGTGCGAGAACCCGAGCTCGCTGGCGATGCGCTTGACCTGCAGCTCTTCTTCGGAAGAAATCGCGCCGTCGGCGGCCGAAACCGCGAACAGACAATCGAGCAGCCGCCGGCGCTCCTCCGCCGAGGAGATCTCCTTGAACTCGCGAGTGACCAGGAAGTTCTCGGTGCCTCCGAAGAGGCGCGCCTGGCTCTTGGCGATCTGCACCGCCAGCACCGCCTGATCTTCCGGCAACTCACCGACCTGCGCCACGATGTGCTCCATGGCCCGGGTCTCGGCCTCGTCGATCTCGAGATCGGCATTGGCGACCCGACTCAAGGTGTAGGCGAAAGCGGCCACGAAACGGGCACGCTCCGGTGACATCGACTCGAGCTGGGCGACGATCTTCCGCACCGTCTCGGTGTCACCTTCGGAGCTCTCATCGGGAGCCTTTTCGAGCCCCAGGAATTTCAGAATCGACATAGCGCTAGTCTACCCTCCTCGGCCGACCTAGAGGGCTTTCACGACGGGCTGCTAAGGTTGCGTCATGCTCTCCGATGTCGACCTGCTGGCCCGCCTGGTGGCCTTCGACACCACCAGCCATCGCAGCAATCTGGCGCTGGTCGAGTTCCTCGCCGACTACCTCGATCGCCCCGGTGTGCGCATTACCCGGCACCCTTCCCCAGACGGAGCCAAGGCCAATCTGATCGTCGCTCTCGGCCCCGCCTCCGGCCCCGATGGCGACGGCCTGGTGCTCTCCGGGCACATGGACGTGGTGCCGGCCCTCGAGGACGGCTGGCGTCAGGATCCTTTCGAGCTGGCGCTCGGCGACGAGCGGCTCGTCGGTCGCGGAGCGGCCGACATGAAGGGCTTTCTCGCCCTCGCCAGCAACCTCGCCGCAAGCCTCGATCCGAACCGCCTGTCGGCACCGCTGGTCCTGATCTTCACCTACGACGAAGAGGTCGGCACCCTGGGCGCCAAGCACCTCGTCGAGTCCTGGGCCGCGACGCCGCAGGAGCCTTTACCGCGGGCCGCCATCATCGGCGAGCCGACCTCCCTCGACGTGGTGGGACTGCACAAGGGGCACCTCAAAGCCCGCATCACCCTCGCCGGACGCAGCGCCCACAGCGGCTATCCTCATCTCGGGATCAACGCCATCGAAGCCGGCGGCCGGGTCATCGACTCGCTGGCGACTCTGCGGCAGCAGCTCGAGGCGGAAACCCCGCCGGGATCAAACCACTTCCCGGAGGTCCCCTTCGTCGCCCTCAATGTCGGCACCGTCAACGGCGGCTCGGCGATCAACGTCGTGCCGGACCAGTG
This genomic interval from Acidobacteriota bacterium contains the following:
- a CDS encoding helix-turn-helix transcriptional regulator, which produces MMTIPTAEERAASLLREVMTEQQISPAALAAASGLEADLLSDVLAARRGLDLPSLERVLRALELDPGSFFARLYTPEPAAPPTPSDEPLPREELETLMLDLRKKIDGMVRLLDAEAAAEET
- a CDS encoding CoA-binding protein, which gives rise to MPSILIVGASAKRHNFGNKCVRAYQEAGYEVFPVNPRAGEIEGAPVFAEIAAAPPADRAALYLPPERLAPLLPELAKREFPEGVYFNPGTWTPQLLDEARALGIAVRQACAIVALGRSPSEFP
- the argE gene encoding acetylornithine deacetylase, with the translated sequence MLSDVDLLARLVAFDTTSHRSNLALVEFLADYLDRPGVRITRHPSPDGAKANLIVALGPASGPDGDGLVLSGHMDVVPALEDGWRQDPFELALGDERLVGRGAADMKGFLALASNLAASLDPNRLSAPLVLIFTYDEEVGTLGAKHLVESWAATPQEPLPRAAIIGEPTSLDVVGLHKGHLKARITLAGRSAHSGYPHLGINAIEAGGRVIDSLATLRQQLEAETPPGSNHFPEVPFVALNVGTVNGGSAINVVPDQCIVELGVRILPGMTSHEIQQRIQQAISGAAGVDHELEVLSDSPPLALAAEAPVAAFLQQATGRQKLRSVSFATDAGWLQKLGMDCVIFGPGSIEVAHRPNEFMPRDELAQARVLLSRTVEHFCGTSPASAGR
- a CDS encoding TerB family tellurite resistance protein; its protein translation is MSILKFLGLEKAPDESSEGDTETVRKIVAQLESMSPERARFVAAFAYTLSRVANADLEIDEAETRAMEHIVAQVGELPEDQAVLAVQIAKSQARLFGGTENFLVTREFKEISSAEERRRLLDCLFAVSAADGAISSEEELQVKRIASELGFSHQKMVEIRSTWNHKRAILKNLPGGN